DNA sequence from the Deinococcus seoulensis genome:
GGAAGAATTCCGCGTCGGCGTGTTCCAGGTGTAAGTCGGCGGATGGCTGAAGGCAGATGGCCTATGGCCTACAACGCCCCAGCCCCACCTTCGCCATCCGCTATCTGCCATTCGCCATCTGCCCTCCAAAGGAGCCCCCCATGACCAGCACCCTGAACCGTCCCGATGTCAGCAACCCGAACACGCAGCCCATGAACGACGACCAGCGCACGATCATCAGCGCGCTGCGCAGCTTCCTGAAGAACAGGGTCGAGCCCGGCGCGGCCGAGCGGGACCAGACCAGCGAGTTCCCCATGCAGATCGTCCGTGAACTGGGCGAGATGGGCATCATGGGCGCGCAGACGCCCGAGGAGTACGGCGGGGCCGGGCTGGACACGGCGACGTTCGCAATGATCATCGAGGAGGTCGCCGCGGTGGACGGCAGCCTGTGCCTGACGGTCGCCAGTCACAACAGCCTGTGCCAGGGGCACATCCTGATCGGCGGGACCGAGGCGCAGAAACAGAAGTTCCTCCCGGCCCTGGCGAGTGCCGAGAAGCTGGGCGCGTGGGGCCTGACGGAACCCGGCAGCGGCAGCGACAGCGGCGGCATGCAGAGCAACGCGAAGGAGCAGCCCGACGGCAGCTGGATTCTGAACGGCAGCAAGAACTTCATCACGCAGGGCAGCGTCGGCGGCACGTACGTCGTCCTGGCCCGCACCGACGCCCCCCGCCCCGGCAAGGGCAAGAACGACGGCATCAGCGCGTTCGTGTTCAACCGCGACGAAGTGCAGGGCTTCAGCATCGGCCGCAAGGAAGACAAGCTCGGTCTGCGCAGCAGCGACACCGCGCAGCTGATCTTCGAGGACATCCACCTCCCCGCCGATGCCCTGCTGGGCGAGCGGGGGAACGCCTTCAAGGACGTCATGAAAGTCCTCGACGGGGGCCGCGTCGGCATCGCCGCCATGGGCCTCGGCCTCGGCCGCGCCGCGTTCGAGTACGCCGCCCGCTACGTCAACCAGCGCGAGCAGTTCGGCAAGCCCATCGGCCACAACCAGAACCTCGCGTTCCGCCTCGCCGACATGGACACCAGACTCGAGGCCGCACGTCTGCTGATCCGCAAGGCCGCCGACCTCAAGGACGCCGGAATGAACTTCACCGTCCCGGTCGCCCGCGCCAAACTCTTCGCCACCACCGTCGGCGTCGAAGCCTGCGACGAGGCCATCCAGATGCTCGGCGGGTACGGCTACATCAAGGAATACCCCGTGGAACGCATGTGGCGCGACAACCGCCTCACCCGCATCGGCGAGGGCACCGACGAGGTGCAGCGCCTCGTCATCAGCCGCGACGTGCTGAAACGCTTCGCGGACTGAAACGAACTCCGATTGAATGGTGTGCAATCACCGTTCAATCCGAGCGGATGCGAGCAGGAGAGAAAAGGATTCCGATCTGCCAACGCAACAGACGGAATCCGAATCAGTGGGCAGGGGAGGGGTCGGGGGTCAGTCCTCCGGCCCCTCCAGTTTCTCCAGGAACTCGTCGTACTGGTACGCGATCTGATCCGAGAAGCCGTACCCGAACCCGCCAGCGTTCGACACCAGCCGTTCCAGCCGCTTGAATGGAATGTCTTTCAGGTCGAGGGTCGCCGCGCGTTTCAGGGCCGCCTCGAAGACGCCTTCCATGCTGCCGTAGTTGTTCTCCGGCCAGTCGCCGTACGCGTGCAGGCACAGTACGCCGGCCTCCACGTAGCGCAGTTCCGCGTCGAGCGCGTCGGCGGGCGCGGCGACCTTCAGGTACGCGGTCAGGGCCTTCTTCGCCCCGCCGACCTTCATGGTCGGAAGGCGACCGGACGTGCGGAACGCCTTCTCCAGCTCGGTTTCCAGTCGGTCTAGCAGGCCGCTGTGGTCGCCCTCCAGCAGCGCGGCCAGCTGGCGTTTGTTGTCGGCGTTGGCGCGGTACAGGGCTACGAGGACCTCGCGGAGTTCGGGAGCGTCCATGTCGCCGAGTGTCTGGCGGAGCTGCGTGAGGGTCAGGGCCATGTCGTCAGCGTAACGGGTGGCGGGTGCGACAATCAGTCATGAAATCCGGAAGACTGTTGGGGGTGGGGGCGGCGCTGGTGCTGGGTGCGTGGTTCCTCTCGACCAGACGCGCCGCCTCGTACGCCCAGTTGCACCCGGAGTTGCGCTCGCCGTTCGTGCGCCTGCGGACGCCGCCGTTCACGCGGGGCGTCGTGGCGGTTATGGGGGCGATGCAGGCCCGCGCAAAGGCTCCCGCGCTGCCGGATGGGGTGCAGGTCGAGGAGCGCCGTATTCCCGGCCCGCCCGGTGCGCCGGACGTGACGGTGTTCGTGTACCGGCCCCCGAATCTCCCGGCGAAAGCGGCGGCCATCCTGAACATTCACGGCGGCGGGTACGTGACCGGGTCGGCCGCGTCGTACCACCCGCAGAGCGCCGCGTACGCGCGGGAACTCGGCGTGGTGGTCGTGGGTGTCGAGTACCGCCTTTCTCCGGGCACGCCGTTCCCCGGCCCGCTGGAGGACTGTTACGCCGCCCTGACCTGGATGGCACGCGATGCGGAGGCGCTGGGCCTCGACCCGGCCCGTATCGCGCTGGTCGGCGATAGTGCCGGAGGCGGGCTGGCTGCCGCGCTGGCGCAACTCGCGCACGACCGGGGCGAGGTCACGCCCGCGTTTCAGCTGCTGTACTACCCGATGTTGGACGACCGCACCACCCTGGCAGCCACGCATGACGAGCGCGGGGATTTCATCTGGCGGCCCGCGTCCAACCAGTTCGGGTGGTCGGCTTACCTGGGCCGCCCTCCACGGATGGACACCGCTCCTGAGTACGCCGCGCCCGCCCGCCGCGAGAGCCTGGAAGGCTTGCCGCCCGCGTGGATCGGCGTGGGCACCCTCGACCTGTTCTGCCCGGAAGACCGCGAGTACGCCCGGCGGCTCACGGACGCCGGCGTGCCCTGCGAGTATGTCGAGGTGCCCGGCGCGTACCACGCCTTCGAGCGCTTCGCGCCGGACTCGGCGGTGGCCCGCACCTTCACGGCCTCCGCCCTGAACGCCCTGCGGCGCGGGCTGGGGCTGAACTGACGGGCATCAGACTGGAATATTCACCCGTGGCTGGATCGGCACACTGTCCCGGTGCCGTTCGATCACGAGGCCCACGTCGCTCAGCGTGACGGTGTCCAGCATGGGCTGGTAGTACTGGAGGCGGCTGGCGACGGCGGGCAGGTGGTACGTCCAGTACAGGCCCATCAGCGGGTTGATCCACAGTTCGCTGCCGTGCGTGCGGCTGGTGGCGTGGTGGTCGCCGTAGTGCCCGTCGATGGCACCGATGATGCTGCTGTTCACGATGCTGGTGTAGCGGGGCATCATCTGGAACACGGCCTCGCAGGCCTCCTTGTACTTCTGCACGGGGGGCATGTCGGGTGTGAGGCTGAACGCGCCCAGGTACGCGCCGCTGCGGGTGAGCTCGGCGGTCGCCTCCAGGTAATTCGCGTGGCACACGCCATGGAAGCGGTCGATGCCGAAGCCCAGGCACGCCAGGAGTGTCTTCGGGCCGCGCAGTTCATTCACGGCGACGAGGCTGGTGGCGTCTTCGTGCGGAGTACCCAGGTCGACCTCGTCGCCGCGCATCAGCGAGTCTGTGCCCCCGTCCACGAGGATGACTGTGTCGATCTTGAGGTGCGTGATCAGGGCCTCGTACGCGGCCTTCAGAGGCTGCACGCCGACCTTCCGGAAGGCGTACACGGTGCCCGGCTCGCCCTGCGTGACCAGCCAGCGGCTCAGCCAGTATTCCGGGAAGTACTCGCCGGGCTGCGCGGACAGGTCCGGCGTGACGGGCACCACTGCGTGCGGCAGCGGGCCGTTCGGGCCGAGGTCCATGCTGGTGAAGGAGTAGTTCGCCAGGAACACCTCCTTCCCATCTGCCTTCAGGGCGAAGTACAGGGGCAGGCCGCAGAACACGTCGAACCCGCCGCCCATTCCGGCGATCAGGATGCGGCGTGAGTCCTGAACTTCCTGAAAGAAGGGCGGTTGAAGGGAATACATGCAGCAGTGTCGCATGCAGTGTGCACCCGTACCGGCTGAACTGTGTCGGCACTGGCAGGCGGTTGTCAGAATCTGTCAGGTACGCGCGTGGCGGGCCGTGAGTGCTGCGGGCGGGACGTTTGTCTGGAGTGCGTGCTGCACGGCGCGGCGGGTGTGAGTCCGGGGTGTGAACTTATCGTAAGCTTCGTGCCATCTCTGTCAGGGTTTGGTCTTTACACTGGTGGACATGAAGGGCCTGCGTGAATTTGTTGACTGGCTCCGCGAGGTGCTGAAAGGCAGCCCGCAACCACAGCCGGTGCCGATCCCCGTGCGCGTGCGTGACCGTCGCTAGGGGCACTGCTTTTCCCGTCATCTTCCCGCCCACCCGCCGTTTCCGGGGTGGGCGTTTTTCTGCCGTGTGCGGCGCAGGTCTGGTGGTGTCCGGGTGTGGGTGCCCGTGTGCGCGGCGCTGTGTGGGCAGCGCGGGCGTGCCGGGGTGTGGGGGCGCTATTGTGCAGGGCGTGGCTGACGGCGATCATGGCATGAGTGAACTGCGCGCACTGGTTTCGGCGCGGCCCCCGGCGGAAGTGGAAGGGATTGAGAAGGCGTACGTGTTCGCGCGCGACGCGCACGCGGGCGTGAACCGTAAGAGTGGCGAGCCGTACATTACGCACCCGGTGGCGGTCGCGGTGATCCTGGCGCGGCTGGGCATGGATTCGGACAGCATCATGGCCGGGCTGCTGCACGACACGGTCGAGGACGTGGAGTACGTGACGTTCGGCATGATCGAGAAGCAGTTCGGGCCGGACGTGCGCCGCATCGTGGAGGGCGAGACGAAGGTCAGCAAGCTCTCCAAGCAGGGTTCCCAGGCGGCCGAGGTCAGTGACGCCGGGCGGGACGTGCAGGCCGAGAACCTGCGGCAGATGCTGATCGCCATGACGGGCGATATTCGCATCATCGTGGTGAAACTCGCCGACCGGTTGCACAACATGCGCACGCTGGGCAGCATGAAACCCGAGAAGCAGCAGCGGATCGCGCGGGAGACCATGGACATCTTCGCGCCGCTCGCTCACCGGCTGGGGATCGGGCAGATCAAGTGGGAACTGGAGGACCTGAGTTTCCGGTACCTGCAACCCGACGAGTACGAGTACCTTCAGTCGCGTCTGCGCACCCGGCAGGAGGAACGCGACGCGCTGATCACCCGCGCCGTGAAAGAACTTCAGGAGGCGCTGGAGGACGATCTGGAGTTGCCCGAGTGGGTGTCGGACATCGACATTGCGGGGCGCAGCAAGCACCTGTGGAGCATTCACACCAAGATGCAGCGTGAAGGCAAGGCCCTGGAGCAGATTTTCGACCTGCTGGCCATCCGCGTGATGCTGACCCCGCGTGACCTGGTCGTGCCGCCCGGCACGGACGACGTGCGCCGCGAGCGGGCCGAAGCGACCCGCGAGAAACGCATCTGCTACCACACGGTCAGCATCGTGCATTCCATGTGGACGCCGCTGCCGGGCCGCTTCAAGGATTACATCGCGGTGCCCAAACCGAACGGGTACCAGTCGCTGCACACGACCG
Encoded proteins:
- a CDS encoding acyl-CoA dehydrogenase family protein, with product MTSTLNRPDVSNPNTQPMNDDQRTIISALRSFLKNRVEPGAAERDQTSEFPMQIVRELGEMGIMGAQTPEEYGGAGLDTATFAMIIEEVAAVDGSLCLTVASHNSLCQGHILIGGTEAQKQKFLPALASAEKLGAWGLTEPGSGSDSGGMQSNAKEQPDGSWILNGSKNFITQGSVGGTYVVLARTDAPRPGKGKNDGISAFVFNRDEVQGFSIGRKEDKLGLRSSDTAQLIFEDIHLPADALLGERGNAFKDVMKVLDGGRVGIAAMGLGLGRAAFEYAARYVNQREQFGKPIGHNQNLAFRLADMDTRLEAARLLIRKAADLKDAGMNFTVPVARAKLFATTVGVEACDEAIQMLGGYGYIKEYPVERMWRDNRLTRIGEGTDEVQRLVISRDVLKRFAD
- a CDS encoding alpha/beta hydrolase encodes the protein MKSGRLLGVGAALVLGAWFLSTRRAASYAQLHPELRSPFVRLRTPPFTRGVVAVMGAMQARAKAPALPDGVQVEERRIPGPPGAPDVTVFVYRPPNLPAKAAAILNIHGGGYVTGSAASYHPQSAAYARELGVVVVGVEYRLSPGTPFPGPLEDCYAALTWMARDAEALGLDPARIALVGDSAGGGLAAALAQLAHDRGEVTPAFQLLYYPMLDDRTTLAATHDERGDFIWRPASNQFGWSAYLGRPPRMDTAPEYAAPARRESLEGLPPAWIGVGTLDLFCPEDREYARRLTDAGVPCEYVEVPGAYHAFERFAPDSAVARTFTASALNALRRGLGLN
- a CDS encoding DUF1152 domain-containing protein gives rise to the protein MYSLQPPFFQEVQDSRRILIAGMGGGFDVFCGLPLYFALKADGKEVFLANYSFTSMDLGPNGPLPHAVVPVTPDLSAQPGEYFPEYWLSRWLVTQGEPGTVYAFRKVGVQPLKAAYEALITHLKIDTVILVDGGTDSLMRGDEVDLGTPHEDATSLVAVNELRGPKTLLACLGFGIDRFHGVCHANYLEATAELTRSGAYLGAFSLTPDMPPVQKYKEACEAVFQMMPRYTSIVNSSIIGAIDGHYGDHHATSRTHGSELWINPLMGLYWTYHLPAVASRLQYYQPMLDTVTLSDVGLVIERHRDSVPIQPRVNIPV